The following proteins are co-located in the Deinococcus metallilatus genome:
- a CDS encoding ABC transporter ATP-binding protein — protein MTTPEFPAVTPFPGQPVHAPQGPPLLTAEGITVRFGGVTAVKDISLAVRPGEILGLIGPNGAGKTTLFNALTGFARPSAGRVTFDGRDVTQVPPQARARLGMARTFQVERPFENLSVLENVLVASFLHHRGRVAEDQAYAVLERVGLADRAAQPAAELNLARRRRLELAKALALEPRLLFLDESIAGLNPPAQQEMVALIRSLVQSGLGVVMVEHIMHVIMSLSDHVICMAFGELLAEGEPQAVAAHPDVIRAYLGDDHD, from the coding sequence ATGACCACGCCCGAGTTCCCCGCAGTCACCCCCTTCCCCGGCCAGCCCGTCCACGCGCCGCAGGGGCCACCCCTTCTCACCGCCGAGGGGATCACCGTGCGGTTCGGCGGCGTGACCGCCGTAAAGGACATCAGCCTCGCGGTGCGGCCCGGCGAGATTCTGGGCTTGATCGGGCCGAACGGGGCCGGGAAGACCACCCTGTTCAATGCGCTGACCGGCTTCGCGCGCCCCAGCGCGGGCCGCGTGACCTTCGACGGACGCGACGTGACCCAGGTGCCGCCGCAGGCGCGGGCGCGGCTGGGCATGGCCCGCACCTTCCAGGTCGAGCGGCCCTTCGAGAATCTCAGCGTGCTGGAAAACGTGCTGGTGGCCAGCTTCCTGCACCACCGGGGGCGGGTGGCGGAGGATCAGGCGTATGCCGTGCTGGAACGGGTGGGCCTGGCCGACCGCGCCGCGCAGCCCGCCGCCGAACTCAACCTGGCCCGCCGCCGCCGCCTGGAACTCGCCAAGGCGCTCGCGCTGGAACCCCGCCTGCTGTTCCTCGACGAGAGCATCGCGGGCCTGAACCCGCCCGCCCAACAGGAAATGGTGGCCCTGATCCGCTCGCTGGTCCAGTCGGGCCTCGGCGTCGTGATGGTCGAGCACATCATGCACGTCATCATGTCTCTCTCGGATCACGTGATCTGCATGGCCTTTGGCGAACTGCTCGCCGAGGGTGAGCCGCAGGCGGTCGCTGCGCATCCCGACGTGATCCGCGCCTACCTGGGAGATGACCATGACTAG
- a CDS encoding alpha/beta fold hydrolase, producing the protein MNNWHSAVCETNGINIHYTRTGGNKPPLILLHGLMTNGLCWTGLARTLATDYDVIMPDARGHGESSAPAYGYRYEDHANDLSGLIKVLGLSPPVLLGHSMGGMTAGLVAQRQPGLLRGLILADPSFLSSAVQREVRDSDVADQHRQILKKTFEYVVADARRRHPKRAEETLELFSRARLQTRMSAFDVLTPPNPDFRPLVRDIQLPTLLVVAEKGVISATVAEELQGLNPRLQVEQVPEAGHALHIDQPERFSAIVRRFLNSLLPAQKWNALDPA; encoded by the coding sequence ATGAACAATTGGCATTCCGCAGTCTGCGAAACCAATGGAATTAACATTCACTACACCAGAACCGGGGGCAACAAACCGCCCTTGATCCTCCTGCACGGCTTAATGACAAACGGGCTGTGCTGGACGGGCTTGGCGCGCACCCTGGCCACCGATTATGACGTCATCATGCCGGATGCCCGGGGACATGGCGAGTCGAGTGCGCCTGCCTATGGATACCGTTATGAAGACCATGCCAATGACCTTTCCGGCCTGATCAAAGTCCTAGGGTTGTCCCCGCCAGTGCTCCTCGGACATTCCATGGGAGGGATGACGGCGGGGCTGGTGGCTCAGCGTCAGCCAGGCCTCCTGCGGGGCTTGATCCTGGCTGATCCCTCTTTTCTAAGCTCGGCGGTTCAGCGAGAAGTGCGTGACAGTGATGTGGCGGATCAGCATCGGCAAATACTCAAAAAGACATTTGAGTACGTTGTGGCGGACGCACGCCGCAGGCATCCCAAGCGGGCAGAGGAAACCCTTGAACTCTTCTCCCGGGCACGCCTGCAAACCCGCATGAGTGCGTTCGATGTGCTAACGCCACCGAACCCGGACTTCAGACCTCTGGTGCGGGACATCCAGTTGCCCACCTTGCTCGTCGTCGCTGAAAAAGGCGTCATTTCCGCCACTGTGGCAGAAGAATTGCAAGGTCTTAATCCTCGCCTTCAGGTTGAACAAGTCCCTGAAGCTGGTCACGCGCTTCACATTGATCAGCCGGAACGCTTCTCTGCCATCGTCAGGCGCTTTCTCAATTCGCTTTTACCGGCTCAGAAGTGGAACGCTCTCGACCCCGCCTGA
- a CDS encoding GntR family transcriptional regulator, with product MLQPVASDRVVDVVRERLRAAILAGELAPGTRLSVPELARHLQVSRSPVREAVLLLVGEGLAVEHSRRGAEVARLDLGDLLELYELRAALESLAAGLAAGRMTAPDLAALRGVLDAQGAAALGEAGRFRELDARFHQIIVQTCGNARLARHAELLAREMRLAGPLLLNTPAHLRRSHEEHRTIERALRQRDGPAAEAAMRAHLTRVAQAVRAQPTRP from the coding sequence GTGCTTCAACCTGTCGCCAGTGACCGCGTCGTCGACGTGGTGCGGGAACGGCTGCGCGCGGCCATCCTGGCCGGGGAGCTGGCACCGGGGACCCGCCTGAGTGTGCCGGAACTCGCCCGCCATCTCCAGGTCAGCCGCTCGCCCGTGCGCGAGGCCGTGCTGCTGCTGGTGGGGGAAGGCCTGGCGGTCGAGCATTCCCGCCGGGGCGCGGAAGTGGCGCGGCTGGACCTGGGTGACCTGCTGGAGCTGTACGAACTGCGCGCGGCCCTGGAAAGCCTGGCCGCGGGCCTGGCCGCCGGGCGGATGACCGCCCCCGACCTCGCCGCCCTCCGGGGCGTGCTGGACGCGCAGGGGGCGGCGGCGCTGGGAGAGGCGGGCCGGTTCCGCGAGCTGGACGCCCGGTTTCACCAGATCATCGTCCAGACCTGCGGGAACGCCCGGCTGGCCCGGCACGCCGAACTGCTCGCGCGGGAGATGCGTCTGGCGGGGCCGCTGCTGCTCAATACTCCCGCGCACCTGCGCCGCAGCCACGAGGAACACCGCACCATCGAGCGCGCCCTGCGGCAACGGGACGGCCCCGCCGCCGAGGCCGCCATGCGCGCCCACCTGACCCGCGTCGCGCAGGCCGTCCGTGCCCAACCAACCAGGCCCTGA
- a CDS encoding dihydrofolate reductase family protein, whose translation MRKVIVTEFLTLDGVYEDSTPWQRGYESPEIGQFKREELFKSGGLLLGRVTYEGFAQYWPNATETGAFGERMNSLPKFVATTTLKDLSWNATALEGDVVEAVRTLKEGDGPYLLVYGSGTFVQTLLRHGLVDELRLMVYPLVLGSGKRLFSGGDRLPMKLASTRDLGSGVLLLTYVPETHG comes from the coding sequence ATGCGCAAAGTGATCGTGACCGAGTTCCTGACCCTCGACGGGGTGTACGAGGATTCCACCCCGTGGCAGCGGGGCTACGAGAGCCCGGAGATCGGCCAGTTCAAGCGCGAGGAGCTCTTCAAGAGTGGCGGCCTCCTGCTGGGCCGCGTGACCTACGAGGGCTTCGCCCAGTACTGGCCGAACGCCACCGAAACCGGGGCATTCGGTGAGCGGATGAACAGCCTGCCGAAGTTCGTGGCCACCACCACGCTCAAGGACCTCTCCTGGAATGCCACCGCCCTCGAAGGAGACGTCGTCGAGGCAGTCAGGACGCTGAAAGAAGGGGACGGCCCGTACCTCCTCGTGTACGGCAGCGGCACCTTCGTCCAGACGCTGCTGCGCCACGGCCTCGTGGACGAGCTCCGCCTGATGGTCTACCCCCTCGTCCTCGGGAGCGGCAAACGCCTCTTCTCCGGCGGTGACCGACTGCCGATGAAGCTGGCGTCCACCAGGGACCTGGGCTCAGGGGTCCTGCTGTTGACCTATGTGCCCGAGACGCACGGTTGA
- a CDS encoding branched-chain amino acid ABC transporter permease has translation MTTAAPLPAARPRALTFGNVWLSLVLLAVMLLYPFVFGKALNFGVATLIFAGFAMSWNILGGWAGQLSLGHAAFVGVGAYTLTLLATPERVPAFFGGPVAPWWGALIGMGLAALLAAVWGALTFRLRGSYFVLSTIAVALVLRLVAINSSWTGGAEGLFMPELPRLFGLDLFDRKVEYGLAFAFVALTLLVTHLLRRSRLGYALQAVREDEDGARALGIDPTRMKVLAFMLSAALTALGGSLYAIYLQAFEPHTLLELPLSVQIALMAIIGGRGSIQGPIIGALLLSVFGEVFRTVFASANLLIYGVLILVITLFAPDGIMGLFGRTGRKLGTAR, from the coding sequence GTGACGACCGCCGCACCGCTGCCCGCCGCCCGGCCCCGCGCCCTCACCTTCGGCAACGTCTGGCTGAGCCTGGTGCTGCTGGCCGTGATGCTGCTGTACCCCTTCGTCTTTGGCAAGGCGCTGAACTTCGGGGTCGCCACCCTGATCTTCGCGGGCTTCGCGATGAGCTGGAACATTCTGGGCGGCTGGGCGGGGCAGCTCAGCCTGGGGCACGCGGCTTTCGTGGGGGTCGGGGCCTATACCCTGACGCTGCTGGCCACGCCGGAGCGCGTCCCGGCCTTTTTCGGCGGCCCGGTGGCGCCGTGGTGGGGCGCCCTGATCGGCATGGGGCTGGCCGCGCTGCTGGCCGCCGTGTGGGGGGCGCTGACGTTCCGCCTGCGGGGGAGTTACTTCGTGCTGTCCACCATCGCGGTCGCGCTGGTGCTGCGGCTGGTGGCGATCAACAGCTCGTGGACGGGCGGGGCGGAGGGCCTCTTCATGCCGGAACTGCCCCGACTCTTCGGCCTGGACCTGTTCGACCGCAAGGTGGAATACGGCCTGGCCTTCGCCTTCGTGGCCCTCACGCTGCTGGTCACGCACCTGCTGCGCCGCTCGCGGCTGGGCTACGCCCTCCAGGCCGTGCGCGAGGACGAGGACGGGGCGCGGGCATTGGGCATCGATCCCACGCGGATGAAGGTGCTCGCGTTCATGCTCAGCGCGGCCCTGACGGCCCTGGGCGGGAGCCTCTACGCGATCTACCTGCAAGCCTTCGAGCCGCACACGCTGCTGGAACTGCCGCTCAGCGTGCAGATCGCGCTGATGGCGATCATCGGCGGGCGGGGGAGTATCCAGGGGCCGATCATCGGCGCCCTGCTGCTGAGCGTGTTCGGCGAGGTGTTCCGCACAGTCTTCGCCAGCGCCAACCTGCTGATCTACGGCGTCCTGATCCTCGTCATCACGCTGTTTGCCCCGGACGGCATCATGGGCCTCTTCGGGCGCACCGGGCGCAAGTTGGGGACGGCAAGATGA
- a CDS encoding PhzF family phenazine biosynthesis protein, whose protein sequence is MNARRFTQLDVFGSAPCTGNPLATVIDGAGLTTAAMQRFARWTNLSETTFLLPATTEAADYRVRIFTPVRELPFAGHPTLGSCQAWLEAGGQPRAEGMVVQECQAGLIEIRRGPGDGRLAFAAPPRRRTGPLDAPLLNDIVRVLRIPATDVVAHQWVDNGPGWVAVMLRSAAQVKALNPDFSQMNDLELGVIAPYPAGSEAQFEVRAFISQGTAVPYEDPVTGSLNASLAQWLMEAELAPARYVASQGTALGRQGRVYLERDSHGGVWVGGHTFTAIHGTVYL, encoded by the coding sequence GTGAACGCGCGCCGCTTCACGCAACTGGACGTCTTCGGCTCGGCCCCCTGCACCGGAAACCCCCTGGCCACCGTCATCGATGGTGCGGGGCTGACCACGGCCGCCATGCAGCGGTTCGCCCGGTGGACCAATCTCAGCGAGACGACGTTTCTGCTGCCTGCGACGACGGAAGCGGCCGATTATCGCGTGCGTATTTTCACGCCTGTGCGTGAGCTGCCGTTCGCGGGGCACCCCACGCTGGGTTCCTGTCAGGCCTGGTTGGAAGCGGGTGGACAGCCGAGGGCCGAAGGAATGGTCGTGCAGGAATGCCAAGCGGGCCTCATCGAAATCAGGCGGGGGCCAGGGGACGGACGCCTGGCTTTCGCGGCCCCGCCCCGTCGACGCACCGGTCCGCTGGACGCGCCGCTCCTGAACGACATCGTCAGGGTCCTGCGAATCCCGGCCACCGACGTGGTCGCGCATCAATGGGTGGACAACGGGCCCGGGTGGGTTGCCGTGATGCTGCGTTCCGCCGCTCAGGTGAAGGCCTTGAACCCTGACTTCAGCCAGATGAACGACCTGGAACTCGGCGTGATCGCTCCCTATCCGGCGGGAAGCGAGGCGCAATTCGAGGTTCGGGCGTTCATTTCGCAGGGAACGGCCGTTCCGTATGAGGACCCGGTGACCGGGAGCCTGAATGCCAGCCTCGCCCAGTGGCTCATGGAGGCCGAACTGGCACCCGCCCGATATGTCGCTTCTCAGGGGACGGCGTTGGGGCGCCAGGGCCGGGTCTACCTGGAACGCGACTCGCACGGAGGCGTCTGGGTAGGTGGTCACACGTTCACCGCAATCCACGGAACCGTTTACCTGTGA
- a CDS encoding Rid family hydrolase, which yields MPRKAFVGSRLAPATGPFSDVVQSGKLVSLSGRVGQDPASATLVQGGAPEQARQIFRNIRLRLKEIGLDLGSSFPREGRSGAPVVGPRRRVQ from the coding sequence ATGCCGAGGAAAGCTTTTGTCGGCTCCCGTCTCGCTCCCGCGACTGGCCCGTTCTCTGACGTGGTCCAGAGCGGCAAACTCGTCTCTCTGTCCGGTCGGGTGGGTCAGGACCCCGCCAGCGCCACCCTCGTGCAGGGAGGAGCCCCGGAACAGGCCCGGCAGATTTTCAGGAATATTCGCCTCCGCCTGAAGGAGATCGGGCTGGACCTCGGCTCTTCGTTCCCACGGGAGGGGCGTTCCGGCGCCCCGGTGGTCGGGCCTCGCCGCCGGGTACAGTGA
- a CDS encoding branched-chain amino acid ABC transporter permease, translating into MDQAAVTALLQTLVQGLLTGGLYALIGTGLSLIFGVMNIINFAHGDFLAIGMFITLALFRTFHLDPYLSLLVAAPAGFALGFVIQRLVLSRLGDRLNEGSILATLGLGLIISNTLLLTFGAQPQSINVPYATSTFQLGGVQVSIPLLIAGLGTVAAIVGLNLLLYRTELGRAIRATAQNPLGAELQGVKTGHIQAIVFGLGVAFAAIAGVLLMPLLYAFPTVGENYTTKAFIVTVLGGLGNLPGAVVGGLVLGVIESLGAFYISNNYRDAYGLIAFLLVLLLRPEGLFGRTVKRV; encoded by the coding sequence ATGGATCAAGCCGCCGTCACGGCACTCCTTCAAACATTGGTGCAGGGCCTCCTTACCGGGGGGCTGTACGCCCTGATCGGCACGGGCCTGAGTCTGATCTTCGGCGTGATGAACATCATCAACTTCGCGCACGGCGACTTTCTGGCCATCGGCATGTTCATCACGCTGGCGCTCTTTCGCACCTTTCACCTCGACCCCTATCTCAGCCTGCTGGTGGCGGCACCGGCTGGCTTCGCGCTGGGCTTCGTGATCCAGCGCCTGGTGCTCTCGCGGCTGGGGGACCGGCTGAACGAGGGCAGCATCCTCGCCACGCTGGGCCTGGGGCTGATCATCAGCAACACGCTGCTGCTGACCTTCGGGGCGCAGCCGCAGAGCATCAACGTGCCCTACGCGACCAGCACCTTTCAGCTCGGCGGGGTACAGGTCAGCATCCCGCTGCTGATCGCGGGCCTGGGCACGGTGGCGGCCATCGTGGGCCTGAACCTGCTGCTCTACCGCACCGAGCTGGGCCGCGCCATCCGCGCCACCGCGCAAAATCCCCTGGGGGCCGAGTTGCAGGGCGTGAAGACGGGGCACATCCAGGCCATCGTCTTCGGGCTGGGCGTGGCCTTTGCCGCCATCGCGGGCGTGCTGCTGATGCCGCTGCTGTACGCCTTCCCGACGGTGGGCGAGAACTACACCACCAAGGCCTTTATCGTGACCGTGCTGGGAGGCCTCGGCAACCTGCCCGGCGCGGTCGTGGGCGGGCTGGTGCTGGGCGTGATCGAGTCGCTGGGGGCCTTTTACATCAGCAACAACTACCGGGACGCCTACGGCCTGATCGCCTTCCTGCTGGTGCTGCTGCTGCGCCCGGAAGGGCTGTTCGGGAGGACGGTGAAGCGCGTATGA
- a CDS encoding MFS transporter, which translates to MANPPESSTASRAFLPVLALVGCGAFLNVYTTQALLPELSREFAASSVVTSVTVSATTLAMALCAPLVGLLADATGRKRLMVGALLLLALPCLLIARTDSLGHLILWRFMQGLLIPGVMVVTTAYVAEELPAPRVPAALALYITGTVVGGFGGRFISGLVAQAYGWREAFHVIAVSNVLIALVAWVVLPRAKNFVPQSAVQALPTLTGHLRNPALLAACAVGFALLFALVAAFTYVNYHLAAAPYRLTSAALGAVFTVYLLGVIVTPPSGRLVARFGYRRVLLGALALSALGFAATLAAPLPLIILGLAVGSSGIFIAQATTTGYVAASVRSGRSLASGLYNLAYYAGGALGAVLVGLAYAASGWPAVVASVLATLALAAAIAAFAWEKRAEA; encoded by the coding sequence GTGGCGAATCCTCCAGAGTCCTCCACAGCTTCCCGCGCGTTTCTGCCCGTCCTTGCCCTCGTGGGGTGTGGCGCGTTTCTGAATGTCTACACCACCCAGGCCCTGCTGCCCGAGCTTTCGCGGGAATTCGCCGCATCGAGCGTTGTCACGTCCGTCACGGTCAGCGCCACCACCCTCGCTATGGCCCTCTGTGCCCCGCTGGTGGGCCTCCTGGCGGACGCCACCGGGCGCAAACGCCTGATGGTGGGCGCCCTGCTGTTGCTCGCCTTGCCGTGCCTGCTGATCGCCCGCACCGACTCCCTGGGGCACCTGATCCTCTGGCGCTTCATGCAGGGCCTTCTGATTCCCGGGGTGATGGTCGTCACGACGGCGTACGTGGCGGAGGAACTCCCCGCCCCCCGCGTTCCGGCGGCGCTCGCGCTGTACATCACCGGCACGGTCGTCGGGGGGTTCGGCGGACGGTTCATCAGCGGCCTGGTCGCCCAGGCGTACGGCTGGCGTGAGGCGTTCCATGTGATTGCCGTATCCAACGTCCTGATCGCGCTGGTGGCCTGGGTGGTTCTCCCGCGTGCGAAGAACTTTGTTCCCCAGAGCGCCGTGCAGGCCCTGCCCACCCTGACCGGCCACCTGCGGAATCCGGCCCTGCTGGCCGCCTGCGCGGTGGGGTTCGCCCTGCTGTTTGCGCTGGTGGCCGCCTTCACGTATGTGAACTACCACTTGGCGGCCGCCCCCTACCGGCTCACCTCCGCGGCCCTCGGGGCGGTGTTCACCGTGTACCTGCTGGGCGTGATCGTCACCCCACCCTCCGGGCGCCTGGTCGCCCGCTTCGGGTACCGGCGCGTGCTGCTGGGGGCACTGGCGCTGTCCGCGCTGGGCTTCGCGGCCACGCTCGCCGCGCCGCTGCCGCTGATCATCCTGGGCCTGGCGGTCGGTTCGAGCGGCATTTTTATCGCTCAGGCCACCACCACCGGGTACGTCGCGGCGAGCGTCAGGTCTGGGCGCTCGCTCGCGTCCGGCCTGTACAACCTCGCGTACTACGCGGGGGGTGCCCTCGGCGCGGTTCTGGTCGGTCTGGCGTATGCCGCGTCCGGCTGGCCAGCCGTCGTCGCCTCGGTGCTCGCGACCCTCGCCTTGGCCGCCGCCATCGCCGCCTTCGCCTGGGAAAAGCGGGCAGAAGCGTAA
- a CDS encoding alpha/beta fold hydrolase, with protein sequence MVLIGGALNDRSSQRGIATRLAPNFSVVCYDRRHRGESGDAAGGPGGAEERVEREIEDLRALVQDIGGSASLFGFSSGAALALRAAAELPVDHLALWEAPYQQDPGAPERQRVYSERLEALVAAGRKGDAAQHFMLLTGTPAEQIAQFRSAPWWPRVEALAPSLVYDAAVMGDGRVPTELAARVPAKTLVLAGGGSSPWMRESAEALAAALPDAYLEILEGQNHNVDPAVIAPKLVQFFSQ encoded by the coding sequence GTGGTCCTCATCGGCGGGGCCCTGAACGACCGGTCGAGTCAGCGTGGGATCGCCACGCGCCTCGCCCCAAACTTCAGCGTCGTCTGCTACGACCGGCGGCACCGGGGAGAGAGCGGGGACGCGGCGGGAGGGCCTGGCGGGGCCGAGGAGCGCGTCGAGCGCGAAATAGAAGATCTGCGGGCCCTCGTGCAGGACATCGGTGGCTCAGCGTCCCTGTTCGGCTTTTCGTCCGGGGCCGCCCTGGCGCTGCGGGCGGCAGCGGAGTTGCCTGTCGATCACCTGGCGCTGTGGGAAGCGCCCTATCAGCAGGACCCCGGCGCGCCGGAGCGTCAGCGGGTCTACAGCGAGCGGCTGGAGGCCCTGGTGGCTGCTGGCCGGAAGGGTGACGCCGCGCAGCACTTCATGCTGCTGACCGGCACCCCGGCCGAACAGATCGCCCAGTTCCGCTCCGCCCCGTGGTGGCCCAGGGTGGAGGCCCTGGCGCCCTCACTGGTCTACGACGCGGCAGTGATGGGGGATGGTCGCGTGCCGACCGAACTGGCGGCGCGCGTGCCAGCCAAGACGCTCGTCCTGGCCGGGGGCGGGTCCAGCCCCTGGATGCGGGAGTCGGCCGAGGCTCTGGCGGCGGCGCTGCCCGACGCCTACTTGGAAATCCTAGAGGGGCAGAACCACAACGTTGATCCTGCGGTGATCGCCCCGAAACTGGTGCAATTTTTCAGTCAGTAA
- a CDS encoding ABC transporter substrate-binding protein, with product MFRFTPSSLTPSKSTPSSPRQSRSRRGRTLAALALLATGSLALADTIQVGAITSLSGRFATFGRMQQAGFRVALDEINARGGVNGNRLELLLEDDASDTNKALNAAERLVNRKVPVVIGAYSSGITKPLSQYLARVKVPLIVATAIDETITKPGNPYTFRVNNQSSVYTRSLIDQLRKLGGMKTAVILTSNDAFGKSVLNDAASLLPRAGFTVLAQDTYDKGLTDFRPLLNRYRGQNPDVVILASYEEDAVALTKQVKEVGLSPKVIAGIATGFALPDFLKGAGTAAENYLVTMVWNPDVQYPGARSLYTRLKKALNGEEPSQHAAQSYAAMLAAADAIQRGGTDPEKVRAALMQTRLSTAFGPVNFRTYGGYQNQNSVVGLITQVQNGQFVTVGPATAARGKIVFPRK from the coding sequence ATGTTCAGATTCACACCGTCCAGCCTCACACCGTCCAAATCCACACCGTCCAGCCCCAGGCAGTCCCGTTCGCGGCGTGGCCGCACCCTCGCCGCCCTCGCGTTGCTGGCGACCGGCTCGCTGGCCCTGGCCGACACCATCCAGGTGGGCGCCATCACCAGTCTCTCTGGCCGCTTCGCCACCTTTGGGCGGATGCAGCAGGCGGGCTTCCGCGTGGCGCTCGACGAGATCAATGCGCGCGGCGGCGTCAACGGCAACCGCCTCGAACTGCTGCTGGAGGACGACGCCAGCGACACCAACAAGGCCCTGAATGCCGCCGAGCGGCTGGTGAACCGGAAGGTGCCGGTGGTGATCGGCGCCTATTCCAGCGGAATCACCAAGCCCCTGTCGCAGTACCTCGCGCGGGTCAAGGTGCCGCTGATCGTGGCGACCGCCATCGACGAGACGATCACCAAGCCCGGCAACCCCTACACCTTCCGCGTCAACAACCAGTCCTCGGTCTACACGCGCAGCCTGATTGACCAGCTCAGGAAGCTGGGCGGCATGAAGACGGCGGTGATCCTCACCAGCAACGACGCCTTCGGCAAGAGCGTGCTGAACGACGCGGCCAGCCTGCTTCCCCGCGCGGGCTTTACGGTGCTCGCCCAGGACACCTACGACAAGGGCCTGACCGACTTCCGGCCCCTGCTGAACCGCTACCGGGGCCAGAACCCCGACGTGGTGATCCTCGCCAGCTACGAGGAGGACGCCGTGGCGCTCACCAAGCAGGTGAAGGAGGTGGGACTCTCGCCCAAGGTGATCGCCGGGATCGCCACCGGTTTCGCCCTCCCCGACTTCCTGAAAGGCGCGGGGACCGCCGCCGAGAACTACCTCGTCACGATGGTCTGGAACCCCGACGTGCAGTATCCCGGGGCGCGCAGCCTCTACACCCGCCTCAAAAAGGCGCTGAACGGCGAGGAACCCTCCCAGCACGCCGCGCAGAGCTACGCCGCCATGCTCGCCGCTGCCGACGCCATCCAGCGGGGCGGCACCGACCCCGAAAAGGTCCGCGCGGCCCTCATGCAGACCCGCCTCAGCACCGCCTTCGGCCCCGTCAACTTCCGCACCTATGGCGGCTACCAGAACCAGAACAGCGTCGTGGGCCTGATCACGCAGGTCCAGAACGGCCAGTTCGTGACGGTCGGCCCGGCGACGGCGGCACGGGGCAAGATCGTCTTTCCGAGAAAGTAA
- a CDS encoding ABC transporter substrate-binding protein yields the protein MRKTLTLGLALALSALSAAHAQGTIKIGAITSVTGRFAEFGKMQLAGFKVGVDEVNRKGGVLGRKIELVIEDNASDVNKGLAAAERLVNAGVPLVLNEYSSSLVKAQAQYLARQKVPALVFSSSGDDITKPGNDYIFRLNQPATEYARAILNIFRANKFKNMAIIAGTGAFEKSVADAAQDIAKEYGIAVVEDQRYDKGLTDFRPVLNRIKAKNPDGILMVSYAEDSVALMRQAREVGVKPRLFAGGAAGFALPDFVKDAGTAAENVVTATAWIPQLRYPGTQKLNVELKKALGGQDPSYHAAQAYAAVLAAAEAIRRADSTDREKVKAALGSLNMQTAFGPIQFKDYSGFRNQNPLTMVAQQVQNGAFVPVYPASVVPRPIKFER from the coding sequence ATGCGTAAGACCCTGACCCTCGGCCTCGCCCTCGCTCTCTCCGCCCTGTCCGCCGCGCACGCGCAGGGCACCATCAAGATCGGCGCGATCACCTCCGTCACCGGCCGCTTTGCCGAGTTCGGCAAGATGCAGCTCGCCGGGTTCAAGGTCGGCGTGGACGAGGTGAACCGCAAGGGCGGCGTCCTCGGGCGCAAAATCGAGCTGGTCATCGAGGACAACGCCAGCGACGTGAACAAGGGCCTGGCCGCCGCCGAGCGCCTGGTGAACGCGGGCGTGCCGCTGGTGCTGAACGAATACTCGTCGAGTCTGGTGAAGGCGCAGGCGCAGTACCTCGCCCGCCAGAAGGTCCCGGCACTGGTCTTCAGCTCCAGCGGCGACGACATCACCAAGCCCGGCAACGACTACATCTTCCGCCTGAACCAGCCCGCCACCGAGTACGCCCGCGCGATCCTCAACATCTTCCGCGCCAACAAGTTCAAGAACATGGCGATCATCGCGGGAACGGGCGCCTTCGAGAAGAGCGTCGCGGACGCCGCGCAGGACATCGCCAAGGAGTACGGCATCGCCGTGGTCGAGGACCAGCGCTACGACAAGGGCCTGACCGACTTCCGCCCTGTCCTGAACCGCATCAAGGCCAAGAACCCCGACGGCATCCTGATGGTGTCCTATGCCGAAGACAGCGTGGCCCTGATGCGCCAGGCGCGCGAGGTGGGCGTGAAGCCCCGCCTGTTCGCGGGGGGCGCGGCGGGCTTCGCGCTGCCCGACTTCGTGAAGGATGCGGGAACGGCCGCCGAGAACGTCGTGACGGCCACCGCCTGGATTCCGCAACTGCGCTACCCCGGCACCCAGAAACTCAATGTCGAGCTGAAAAAGGCGCTGGGCGGGCAGGACCCCAGCTACCACGCCGCGCAGGCCTACGCCGCCGTGCTGGCCGCCGCCGAGGCGATCCGCCGCGCGGACAGCACCGACCGGGAGAAGGTGAAGGCAGCCCTGGGCAGCCTCAACATGCAGACCGCCTTCGGCCCGATCCAGTTCAAGGACTACAGCGGCTTCCGCAACCAGAACCCGCTGACCATGGTCGCGCAGCAGGTCCAGAACGGGGCCTTCGTGCCCGTCTACCCCGCGAGCGTCGTGCCCCGCCCCATCAAGTTCGAGCGTTGA